One genomic window of Sulfurovum lithotrophicum includes the following:
- a CDS encoding peptidylprolyl isomerase: protein MFGKQSKRYDIPQDVMETYQYAKIKTSKGDIWVKLFPEDAPNTVANFAHLANEGFYDNLKFHRVIPGFMAQGGCPHSGPTGNPAMAGTGGPDWQIDCETDTSNHPHRRGSLSMAHAGPNTGGSQFFLCFAPCPHLNGVHTVFGAIDEDDTESFMVLDKIEQNDDILGIEIHAEKD from the coding sequence ATGTTTGGAAAACAATCAAAAAGATATGACATCCCGCAGGATGTAATGGAAACATACCAATATGCAAAGATCAAGACAAGCAAGGGAGACATCTGGGTCAAACTTTTCCCGGAGGATGCTCCCAACACGGTTGCGAACTTCGCACACTTGGCGAATGAAGGATTCTATGACAACCTGAAGTTCCACAGAGTGATCCCCGGTTTCATGGCTCAGGGCGGATGTCCTCACTCTGGTCCCACTGGTAACCCCGCAATGGCCGGAACAGGCGGACCGGACTGGCAGATAGACTGTGAGACGGATACAAGCAACCACCCGCACAGAAGAGGTTCTCTTTCCATGGCACATGCCGGTCCCAATACGGGCGGAAGCCAGTTCTTCCTCTGCTTTGCTCCATGCCCCCACCTGAACGGTGTTCACACGGTATTCGGTGCAATAGACGAAGACGATACAGAGAGTTTCATGGTACTTGACAAGATCGAGCAGAATGACGATATTCTGGGGATCGAAATTCACGCTGAAAAAGACTGA
- a CDS encoding GIY-YIG nuclease family protein, giving the protein MLECADGTLYTGIATDLDRRLEEHNHSPKGAKYTRTRRPVKLVYTEEYSDRSSASRREYEIKKKMSRKEKLQLVRTKS; this is encoded by the coding sequence ATGCTCGAGTGTGCCGACGGAACGCTCTATACAGGTATCGCAACCGATCTTGATCGCCGTCTTGAAGAACATAACCATTCTCCCAAAGGGGCCAAGTATACCCGTACAAGAAGACCGGTGAAACTGGTTTATACTGAAGAGTACAGCGACAGAAGTAGCGCTTCCAGACGGGAGTATGAAATAAAGAAAAAAATGAGTAGAAAAGAGAAACTTCAACTTGTGAGGACAAAATCTTAA
- a CDS encoding class I SAM-dependent methyltransferase, whose product MTCHICNKPAECFVDEKTKITYCHCKSCEYIFKSSECYQSIEEQKSRYDLHENDEDHPGYRAYFQRFLNFVLPLVGTPKTALDFGCGRSTLLASLLEEKGVHGDYYDPLYHPANLDNSKKYELIVSTEVFEHLHQPKEVFYSLLERLEDGGYLALQTQFHPNDETAFKKWYYHQDPTHIVFFRAKTFRVLAEMYGCEFVGDNGKNMVVIRKA is encoded by the coding sequence ATGACCTGTCATATTTGCAACAAACCTGCAGAGTGCTTTGTGGATGAAAAGACAAAGATTACATACTGCCACTGTAAATCCTGCGAATATATTTTCAAGTCTTCTGAGTGTTACCAGAGTATAGAAGAACAGAAAAGCCGTTACGACCTGCATGAGAACGATGAGGACCATCCAGGCTACAGGGCTTACTTTCAACGTTTTCTTAACTTTGTGCTGCCACTGGTCGGTACACCGAAAACGGCACTTGATTTCGGCTGTGGCAGAAGCACGCTTCTGGCGTCGCTTCTGGAAGAGAAGGGGGTACACGGTGATTACTACGATCCTCTGTATCATCCGGCTAATCTTGATAATAGTAAAAAATATGAACTTATTGTATCTACGGAAGTTTTTGAGCATTTACATCAGCCAAAAGAAGTATTTTATTCACTTCTTGAGAGGCTTGAAGATGGTGGATATCTTGCGCTTCAGACACAGTTCCATCCCAATGATGAAACGGCATTTAAAAAGTGGTATTACCATCAGGACCCGACGCATATCGTTTTTTTCAGGGCGAAAACGTTCAGGGTATTGGCAGAAATGTATGGTTGTGAATTTGTAGGTGATAATGGGAAGAATATGGTTGTGATAAGGAAAGCGTAG
- a CDS encoding class 1 fructose-bisphosphatase, with protein MLTIFETIEMIAFKIDHAIKTEDLGYSQSENSSGEDQLKLDVKSDYIIEEAFRSVSLVKDLISEEKEGVMPLHNDGKYTVCYDPLDGSSLADVNLSVGSIFGIYDGEPKGENLVASAYVVYGPRIEIMRAVKGERPKHYRAQDGFFNLVSKEVVLKEKGKLNAPGGTQQNWCDYHKNFVDDLFAEGYRLRYSGGMVPDLHQILLKGGGLFSYPGTSDKPHGKLRQLFEVIPFAFIYEQAGGQAIDAKGKRLMELVPAHPHDTSPCFFGSNYEIEALKKAYGIKN; from the coding sequence ATGCTTACAATTTTTGAAACCATTGAAATGATCGCATTCAAGATCGACCACGCCATCAAGACCGAAGATCTCGGCTACTCCCAAAGCGAGAACTCTTCAGGAGAGGACCAGCTCAAGCTCGACGTCAAGAGCGACTACATCATCGAAGAGGCATTTAGGTCGGTCTCTCTGGTCAAAGACCTGATCAGCGAGGAAAAAGAAGGGGTAATGCCACTGCACAACGACGGAAAGTATACTGTCTGCTACGATCCGCTTGACGGTTCGAGCCTTGCAGATGTCAATCTCTCTGTAGGTTCCATCTTCGGGATATACGATGGCGAACCCAAAGGTGAGAACCTTGTGGCATCTGCCTACGTGGTCTACGGACCGCGCATCGAGATCATGCGTGCCGTCAAAGGTGAGAGGCCAAAGCACTACCGTGCACAGGACGGTTTTTTCAACCTAGTGTCCAAAGAAGTTGTGCTCAAAGAAAAAGGAAAGCTCAACGCTCCCGGGGGCACCCAGCAGAACTGGTGCGACTATCACAAGAATTTTGTGGACGATCTCTTTGCCGAAGGTTACAGGCTGCGCTATTCGGGAGGCATGGTCCCTGACCTGCACCAGATCCTGCTCAAAGGCGGCGGACTCTTCTCCTACCCAGGTACATCGGACAAACCTCATGGCAAACTCAGACAGCTCTTCGAAGTGATCCCTTTTGCTTTCATCTATGAGCAGGCAGGCGGCCAGGCGATCGATGCTAAAGGGAAAAGGCTTATGGAACTCGTCCCTGCACATCCGCATGACACCAGTCCATGCTTCTTTGGATCCAATTATGAGATCGAAGCACTTAAAAAAGCGTATGGGATTAAAAACTGA
- a CDS encoding AMP-binding protein, which produces MSKPFIQLPELTLKALFEYSTNTYGDRPAVQFVDGNVMTYEALKAKVSKIQEILYAYDIRPGDRVALYSENMPNWSAIYFAVVSMGAVIVPILPDFHTSEAMHIAHHAECKAAFISQKLFETLLDEKQPPDMCLLVIADKLNILTKLSTPSKMDTMLKKGGEQFTKAMERLGKEKKEKEEHIIKEDDLAAIIYTSGTTGSSKGVMLTHRNITFDATAAQHVVDIFPEDRFLSVLPLAHTFECTVGMIIPLLNGASIYYIQKPPTPTILVKALAKVRPTFMLSVPLIIEKIYKNRIQPNFEKNFLIKTLYAIPPIRKLLNRVAGKKLMETFGGEMRFFGIGGAGLSPLVEKFLREANFPYCIGYGLTETSPFLAGTNPEKTKYKAIGPVVPGVEIELRDENAEGIGTLWAKGPIVMKGYYKDPEKTAEVMDENGWFNTEDIGYIDSDGYFFMSGRAKNIIVGPSGENIYPEQIEAFINANSFVADSLVFDDNGILSARINLDYDKLDEELGVKKKSETEVHKEVANVLEEIRKEVNEKVSSFSRLRRVIEQKEPFVKTPTKKIKRYLYV; this is translated from the coding sequence ATGAGCAAGCCATTCATCCAATTGCCCGAATTGACGCTCAAAGCACTTTTTGAATATAGTACAAACACGTATGGCGATCGTCCGGCTGTCCAGTTCGTGGATGGTAATGTCATGACCTACGAAGCGCTTAAAGCAAAGGTCTCCAAGATACAGGAGATATTGTATGCCTATGATATACGTCCGGGAGACAGGGTGGCGCTCTACAGTGAGAATATGCCCAACTGGTCGGCGATCTATTTTGCAGTGGTGAGTATGGGAGCGGTCATTGTACCTATTCTACCCGATTTTCATACTTCCGAAGCGATGCATATAGCACATCATGCGGAGTGTAAAGCAGCTTTCATCTCCCAAAAGCTCTTTGAAACGCTTCTGGATGAAAAACAGCCGCCCGATATGTGTCTGCTGGTCATAGCCGACAAACTGAACATCCTGACAAAGCTCTCTACCCCCTCAAAGATGGACACAATGCTTAAAAAGGGTGGAGAGCAGTTCACCAAAGCAATGGAAAGGCTTGGGAAAGAGAAAAAAGAGAAGGAAGAGCATATCATCAAAGAAGATGATCTCGCTGCGATCATTTATACTTCTGGAACGACAGGGAGTTCCAAAGGGGTAATGCTCACCCACAGGAATATTACTTTTGATGCCACAGCAGCACAGCATGTGGTGGACATCTTTCCTGAGGACCGTTTTCTTTCCGTGCTTCCGCTTGCACATACCTTCGAGTGTACGGTCGGGATGATTATCCCCCTACTCAATGGCGCTTCGATCTACTATATCCAAAAACCGCCGACACCGACCATACTGGTCAAAGCACTGGCAAAGGTAAGACCGACCTTTATGCTGTCCGTTCCGCTGATCATAGAAAAGATATACAAGAACAGGATACAGCCCAATTTTGAAAAGAACTTTCTCATTAAAACACTTTATGCCATACCGCCCATACGTAAACTTCTGAATAGGGTCGCAGGAAAGAAACTGATGGAGACCTTTGGTGGAGAGATGCGCTTCTTTGGTATAGGAGGAGCAGGGCTCTCTCCACTTGTAGAAAAGTTTCTCAGGGAAGCGAACTTTCCCTACTGCATCGGGTATGGATTGACCGAAACCTCGCCTTTCCTTGCAGGTACCAACCCTGAAAAGACAAAATACAAAGCAATCGGTCCGGTGGTCCCCGGTGTTGAAATAGAGCTGAGAGACGAGAATGCCGAAGGTATAGGAACACTATGGGCAAAAGGCCCTATTGTAATGAAGGGGTACTACAAAGATCCGGAGAAGACGGCTGAAGTGATGGATGAGAATGGATGGTTCAATACAGAGGATATTGGCTATATAGACAGTGACGGGTACTTCTTCATGAGTGGGCGTGCCAAGAATATCATTGTAGGGCCAAGCGGAGAAAATATCTACCCTGAACAGATAGAAGCGTTCATCAATGCCAATAGTTTTGTAGCCGATTCACTGGTTTTTGATGACAACGGCATTTTAAGTGCACGTATCAATCTGGATTATGACAAACTTGACGAAGAACTGGGTGTCAAAAAGAAATCCGAAACTGAGGTACACAAAGAGGTGGCAAACGTACTTGAAGAGATACGCAAAGAGGTCAATGAGAAAGTGTCATCTTTCTCCCGTCTCAGAAGAGTGATAGAACAGAAGGAGCCTTTTGTCAAGACACCGACGAAAAAGATCAAGCGTTATCTCTATGTATAG
- the metG gene encoding methionine--tRNA ligase: MSSSCHKAYITTPIYYVNDIAHIGHAYTTIIADTLARYSRMSGLDTFFLTGTDEHGQKIEESAKARGKTSQEYADEISATFKNLWDDFGISYDKFIRTTDADHMKGVQKAFKVMYDNGDIYKDVYKGHYCISCETFFPESQLVDGEFCPECGKPTTIVEEESYFFKLSAYQDKLLAWYNDNPDCILPKSKRNEVIRFVEGGLEDLSITRTSFDWGVKLPEELNDPKHVMYVWLDALMNYVTALGYGTDEAKMDFWPARVHLIGKDILRFHAIYWPAFLMSLGLEMPKHIAAHGWWTRDGEKMSKSKGNVVNPREVADAYGLDNFRYFMLREVPFGGDGDFSQKALIDRINSDLGNDLGNLLNRLIGMSGKYFEGRVDSANVSKYYQTELDEVSASLEKLEPLLFDMQIHRYLEELWRPLSVANKAIDKYQPWTLMKEGREEEAMALNGLIANILAKVSVMLYPVMPVICPKIATALSFSIDNASWHSLIKEKKLLETFTIEKIPPLFPRVEEPLLKQAIPEDTKTEKKKETKKEEKKDEGVALIGIDQFFQTSLKVGTVVAAEEVPKSKKLLLLQVDIGEETPRQVVAGIKEWYSADDMLGTQVCVVANLKPAKLMGLKSEGMLLAAKDENGLCMIRPEKPKTPGTPIS; this comes from the coding sequence ATGTCATCATCTTGCCACAAAGCATACATCACCACCCCCATCTACTATGTCAACGACATTGCCCACATCGGTCATGCCTACACAACCATCATCGCAGACACACTTGCGCGATACTCCCGCATGAGCGGTCTGGATACTTTCTTTCTTACCGGAACGGACGAACACGGACAGAAAATAGAGGAATCCGCCAAAGCCAGAGGCAAAACGTCACAGGAGTATGCAGACGAGATCTCCGCGACTTTCAAAAATCTTTGGGACGATTTTGGTATCTCCTACGACAAGTTCATCAGAACGACCGATGCAGACCATATGAAAGGCGTTCAGAAAGCTTTCAAGGTCATGTACGACAACGGTGACATCTACAAAGATGTCTACAAAGGCCACTACTGTATCTCCTGTGAGACCTTTTTCCCGGAGTCTCAGCTGGTAGACGGTGAATTCTGTCCGGAATGCGGCAAACCCACAACCATTGTGGAAGAAGAGAGCTATTTCTTTAAACTCTCTGCCTACCAGGACAAACTGCTTGCATGGTACAACGACAATCCCGACTGTATCCTTCCTAAAAGCAAACGGAACGAAGTGATCCGTTTTGTCGAAGGCGGTCTTGAAGACCTCTCCATCACCAGAACCTCTTTCGACTGGGGTGTCAAGCTTCCCGAAGAGCTCAATGATCCCAAGCATGTTATGTATGTATGGCTTGATGCACTGATGAACTATGTGACCGCTCTGGGTTACGGTACAGATGAGGCCAAAATGGATTTCTGGCCGGCACGTGTACACCTTATAGGAAAAGACATCCTGCGTTTTCATGCTATCTACTGGCCGGCATTCCTGATGAGTCTTGGCCTTGAAATGCCCAAGCACATCGCGGCACACGGCTGGTGGACGCGTGACGGAGAGAAGATGAGCAAGTCCAAAGGCAACGTCGTCAACCCCAGAGAAGTGGCAGATGCCTACGGACTGGACAACTTCCGTTACTTCATGCTGAGAGAAGTCCCCTTCGGCGGTGACGGCGACTTCTCACAGAAAGCACTCATCGACCGTATCAACTCCGATCTGGGAAATGACCTGGGCAACCTGCTCAACCGTCTCATCGGTATGAGCGGCAAATACTTCGAAGGCAGGGTAGATTCTGCCAATGTGTCCAAATACTACCAGACCGAACTCGATGAAGTATCTGCTTCACTGGAAAAACTTGAACCGCTGCTTTTTGATATGCAGATACACCGTTATCTTGAAGAACTCTGGAGACCGCTGAGCGTTGCCAACAAAGCTATCGACAAATATCAGCCATGGACGCTCATGAAAGAAGGCAGAGAAGAGGAAGCAATGGCACTCAACGGCCTCATTGCAAACATCCTTGCCAAAGTATCGGTCATGCTCTACCCTGTCATGCCGGTGATCTGCCCGAAGATCGCAACTGCTCTGAGCTTCAGCATCGACAATGCAAGCTGGCACAGTCTGATCAAAGAGAAGAAACTGCTGGAGACCTTTACCATCGAAAAGATCCCGCCACTCTTCCCTCGTGTCGAAGAACCGCTGCTTAAGCAGGCTATTCCTGAAGATACAAAAACCGAAAAGAAAAAAGAGACCAAAAAAGAGGAGAAGAAGGACGAAGGTGTTGCTCTCATAGGCATCGACCAGTTCTTCCAGACCTCACTGAAAGTTGGTACCGTTGTAGCGGCTGAAGAGGTACCCAAGAGTAAAAAACTGCTCCTGCTCCAGGTCGACATCGGTGAAGAGACGCCGAGACAGGTCGTGGCAGGTATCAAAGAGTGGTACTCTGCAGACGACATGCTGGGCACACAGGTTTGTGTCGTAGCAAACCTTAAACCGGCTAAGCTCATGGGCCTAAAAAGTGAAGGCATGCTTCTTGCGGCCAAAGACGAGAACGGACTGTGCATGATCCGTCCTGAAAAACCTAAAACACCGGGGACACCGATCAGCTGA
- a CDS encoding TRAP transporter substrate-binding protein: MKRRDFLTTAAVGAGALAFTGCHRAEETASKGSANINKGKKVTLKLATSWPAHFPIMGTGVDTFAKRCGELSGGTLEIKVFAKNILVPAMQVFDATSAAQIDAFHSGVYYWKGKNSAFSIFGGMPLGLTSEEMITWLKFGGGYELWRELYGKFNLYPLIGGTTGPQMGGWFKKEIKSLADLKGLKMRIPGLGGEVMKRLGVNPVLLPAGEIYTALERGTIDATEWVGPALDSMMGFAKAAPYYYTGWHEPGSILEITFNKARWEKLSDEHRAIITAASEEMTGNMLQEFRYKNAKALAELPDTVQIKTFPKEMMEAAKVALNDVLMDESAKSDDFKCVLKSYEAFYKLNKPWDDISTKNFLEIRS, from the coding sequence ATGAAACGAAGAGACTTCCTTACCACTGCTGCCGTGGGTGCGGGCGCCCTTGCCTTCACCGGCTGCCACAGGGCTGAAGAGACAGCAAGCAAAGGCTCTGCCAACATCAATAAAGGTAAAAAAGTTACCTTGAAACTGGCAACCTCATGGCCGGCGCATTTTCCCATTATGGGAACAGGCGTGGACACTTTTGCAAAACGATGCGGAGAACTCAGTGGCGGTACATTGGAAATAAAGGTCTTCGCCAAAAACATACTGGTACCGGCTATGCAGGTCTTCGATGCCACATCCGCCGCACAGATAGATGCTTTTCACTCCGGTGTTTACTACTGGAAAGGTAAAAACTCCGCTTTTTCCATCTTTGGCGGTATGCCGTTGGGTCTGACCAGTGAAGAGATGATCACCTGGCTGAAGTTCGGCGGAGGGTATGAACTCTGGCGGGAACTCTATGGAAAATTCAACCTTTACCCGCTTATAGGCGGAACTACCGGACCACAGATGGGCGGCTGGTTCAAAAAAGAGATCAAAAGCCTTGCTGACCTCAAAGGTCTCAAGATGCGTATCCCCGGCCTTGGCGGTGAGGTCATGAAACGGCTTGGAGTCAATCCGGTACTGCTTCCCGCAGGAGAGATCTACACGGCACTCGAACGCGGGACCATCGACGCAACTGAATGGGTCGGACCTGCACTTGACAGTATGATGGGCTTTGCCAAAGCTGCTCCATACTACTACACCGGATGGCACGAACCGGGTTCCATTCTTGAGATCACTTTCAACAAAGCCCGCTGGGAGAAACTCAGTGACGAGCACAGAGCCATCATTACTGCAGCCAGTGAAGAGATGACGGGCAATATGCTGCAGGAGTTCCGCTACAAAAATGCCAAAGCATTGGCGGAACTGCCGGACACGGTACAGATCAAAACTTTTCCAAAAGAGATGATGGAAGCGGCCAAAGTGGCGCTGAACGATGTCCTGATGGACGAAAGTGCCAAAAGTGACGACTTCAAATGCGTTCTTAAAAGCTATGAAGCTTTTTACAAACTCAACAAACCATGGGATGACATCAGCACAAAGAATTTCCTTGAAATAAGAAGTTGA
- the mobB gene encoding molybdopterin-guanine dinucleotide biosynthesis protein B, which translates to MNKRVAVAFTGPSGSGKTTLVEKVSRELIKTQKVAIIKNDPKSKAVFDVEGKDSYKFYQTGAEVVVTSPTRTTYFSQREKSLDEIVAMINEFDILLVEGLKTLPLPRIAIFRNKIDKDYFDCSEAIAIDHTVNPADYTIPSNIDILDLNNLEQIIDWIKNNATTI; encoded by the coding sequence GTGAATAAAAGAGTAGCCGTAGCATTCACCGGTCCTTCAGGGAGCGGGAAAACGACACTGGTGGAGAAAGTCTCAAGAGAACTCATCAAGACACAGAAGGTCGCTATCATCAAAAATGATCCCAAGAGCAAGGCCGTCTTCGATGTGGAAGGAAAAGACAGTTACAAGTTCTATCAGACCGGTGCGGAAGTGGTCGTTACATCTCCTACCCGTACTACCTACTTCTCACAGAGAGAGAAAAGTCTTGATGAGATCGTTGCCATGATCAATGAATTCGACATATTGCTTGTTGAGGGACTCAAAACACTGCCACTGCCGCGTATCGCCATTTTCAGGAATAAGATCGATAAGGACTACTTTGACTGCTCCGAAGCTATCGCCATCGACCACACCGTAAACCCTGCAGACTATACGATACCCAGTAACATTGACATTCTCGACCTGAACAACCTTGAACAGATCATTGACTGGATCAAGAACAACGCCACCACCATATAA
- the pyrF gene encoding orotidine-5'-phosphate decarboxylase → MELCVALDLPSAKENLALAESLKAYNVWMKVGFRAYIRDGKPFIEALKAINPDFRIFLDLKLYDIPNTMADAAEEIAKLGVDMFNIHASAGAVAMKMVMERLSSYEKRPLVLAVTALTSFNEENFRMIYEKGIDEKAEQFARMSFENGLDGVVCSTFESRAIKNATSKEFLTLCPGIRPFGEDAGDQQRVATLELANEEGVDFPVVGRPIYKDSDPKGKVEEILKVISTF, encoded by the coding sequence ATGGAACTGTGTGTCGCACTGGATCTGCCTTCAGCCAAAGAGAATCTTGCACTGGCGGAATCACTCAAAGCGTATAACGTATGGATGAAAGTGGGTTTCAGGGCCTACATACGTGACGGTAAACCGTTCATCGAAGCGCTCAAAGCTATTAATCCGGACTTCAGGATATTCCTCGATCTCAAACTCTATGACATACCCAATACCATGGCCGATGCGGCTGAAGAGATAGCCAAACTCGGCGTGGATATGTTCAACATCCATGCCAGTGCCGGAGCAGTTGCCATGAAGATGGTAATGGAAAGACTTTCTTCGTATGAAAAGCGCCCCTTGGTCCTTGCGGTGACCGCCCTGACATCGTTCAATGAAGAGAATTTCCGAATGATCTATGAAAAAGGCATCGATGAGAAGGCGGAACAGTTCGCCAGAATGAGTTTTGAGAACGGCCTGGACGGTGTGGTCTGTTCGACCTTTGAGAGCAGGGCGATCAAGAATGCCACAAGTAAAGAGTTTTTAACGCTCTGTCCGGGTATCAGACCTTTTGGAGAAGATGCGGGGGACCAGCAGCGTGTCGCGACACTGGAACTCGCAAATGAAGAGGGGGTGGATTTCCCTGTGGTGGGAAGGCCTATATACAAAGACAGCGATCCTAAAGGAAAAGTGGAAGAGATCCTGAAAGTGATCTCTACTTTTTAG
- a CDS encoding oleate hydratase gives MNNYQRINTRKPEGIENKRAFLIGSGIASLAAAEYLMRDGHMQGNQITIFEEGSLAGGAMDGAGNPEDGFIARGGREMEAHYECLWDLFSQVPSIEEEERTILDEFRELNEIDPNFSKVRVIYNRGEKHRRTDLGLHEKNTHELTRLLLTKEEDLGAATVEEYFGKSFFETDMWLYWRSMFAFETWHSVVEMKRYMHRFIHLMPGMSTMKGLVFTKYNQYDSLILPLKRLLESKGVSFVFNTTVTDLDIDINEDKKTVTAIHLNKNGSEEVMQTSAEDLVFFTNGSMTENSSLGNMDNAPVLDRSEGAVWGLWKKVAAKDEAFGKPEVFCSDIDKTKWESFTITAKGTKIRALLEDFAERKFLPHRTATGGIITVKDSSWLLSITVNRQPQFKNQPADTTVAWAYALFPDNKGDFMDKKMSECSGRELLEELLYHLGIDANEMQAYLDECIVIPAMMPYITSQFMPRVKGDRPKVIPEGSVNLAFLGQFCEIEGDCVFTVEYSVRSAIMAVYHFLNLEKPVPEIYPSQYDIRALAAAVKTMKPDDEGIVQRLIENVIRKKLANTTFEGLL, from the coding sequence ATGAACAATTATCAACGGATCAACACACGCAAACCGGAAGGAATCGAGAACAAAAGAGCCTTCCTCATAGGCTCGGGGATAGCCTCATTGGCCGCAGCGGAGTACCTGATGCGTGATGGGCATATGCAGGGAAATCAGATCACCATTTTCGAAGAAGGCAGCCTGGCCGGTGGTGCCATGGACGGTGCCGGCAATCCCGAGGATGGCTTCATCGCACGTGGCGGAAGGGAGATGGAAGCGCATTACGAATGTCTGTGGGACCTCTTTTCACAGGTACCTTCCATCGAAGAAGAGGAACGTACCATTCTGGATGAGTTCAGAGAACTCAATGAGATCGACCCGAACTTTTCCAAGGTAAGGGTCATTTACAACCGGGGTGAAAAACATCGCAGAACCGATCTGGGGCTCCATGAAAAAAATACGCATGAACTGACCAGGCTGCTGCTTACAAAAGAAGAAGATCTTGGTGCCGCAACCGTTGAAGAGTATTTCGGCAAGTCGTTTTTTGAGACAGACATGTGGCTCTACTGGAGAAGCATGTTCGCATTTGAGACCTGGCACAGTGTCGTGGAAATGAAACGATATATGCACCGTTTTATCCATCTGATGCCCGGTATGAGTACGATGAAAGGTCTTGTTTTCACCAAATACAACCAGTATGACTCTCTGATACTCCCGCTGAAGAGACTGCTGGAATCCAAAGGGGTCAGTTTTGTTTTCAACACCACGGTGACCGACCTGGATATCGATATCAATGAAGATAAAAAAACGGTGACGGCTATACATCTGAACAAAAACGGCAGTGAGGAAGTGATGCAAACATCCGCCGAAGACCTCGTCTTCTTCACCAATGGCTCCATGACCGAGAACTCTTCGCTTGGCAATATGGACAATGCACCGGTCCTGGACAGAAGCGAAGGCGCAGTATGGGGTCTGTGGAAGAAGGTGGCGGCAAAAGATGAGGCTTTTGGCAAACCGGAAGTCTTCTGCAGCGACATCGACAAAACAAAGTGGGAATCGTTCACTATCACGGCAAAGGGAACGAAAATACGCGCACTCCTGGAAGATTTTGCCGAACGGAAGTTCCTTCCCCACCGCACCGCGACAGGCGGCATCATCACCGTCAAAGATTCCAGCTGGCTGCTCAGTATCACGGTCAACAGACAGCCGCAGTTCAAGAACCAGCCTGCCGACACCACCGTGGCATGGGCCTATGCCCTCTTCCCCGACAATAAGGGAGATTTCATGGACAAAAAGATGAGCGAGTGTTCCGGCAGGGAATTGCTGGAGGAACTGTTGTATCACCTCGGCATCGATGCGAACGAGATGCAGGCCTATCTCGATGAGTGTATCGTTATCCCCGCAATGATGCCCTATATTACTAGCCAGTTCATGCCCAGGGTTAAAGGCGACAGGCCGAAAGTCATCCCGGAAGGCAGTGTGAACCTTGCATTTTTGGGCCAGTTCTGTGAGATAGAGGGTGACTGTGTCTTCACCGTAGAGTATTCTGTCCGCTCCGCCATCATGGCTGTATACCATTTTCTAAATCTGGAGAAGCCGGTCCCGGAGATCTACCCAAGCCAATACGATATACGCGCTCTGGCTGCTGCGGTCAAAACGATGAAACCCGATGATGAGGGTATTGTTCAGAGACTGATAGAGAATGTTATCAGGAAAAAACTGGCCAATACCACGTTTGAGGGCTTGCTGTAA